The following coding sequences are from one Arthrobacter sp. PvP023 window:
- a CDS encoding DUF2087 domain-containing protein: protein MVKTQSGDDGGSGPARQGGPHWRRVLAALGNDDARTAYAQVVLGAKLPEAIADLNEQRRNRAVTALLESGLVEPNAAGELEASGAIFRRLLTQQPRRQPQTGLDRFLRLGRIERYPANKAERRELLAWILSNSIRPDEDLSERQVNERLLSYTDDVVLLRRYMVDFGLLERTPSGSSYYRPKET, encoded by the coding sequence GTGGTCAAGACGCAGAGCGGGGATGATGGCGGGAGCGGGCCAGCGAGGCAAGGCGGACCGCACTGGCGGCGGGTGCTGGCAGCCCTCGGCAACGATGATGCACGGACGGCTTACGCTCAAGTAGTGCTCGGCGCCAAGCTCCCGGAAGCGATCGCTGATCTGAACGAACAGCGGCGAAACCGGGCCGTTACTGCCCTGCTCGAGTCCGGGCTCGTCGAACCCAACGCTGCCGGCGAGCTGGAGGCTTCCGGGGCGATCTTCCGCCGCCTTCTCACGCAACAACCCCGGCGACAGCCGCAGACCGGATTGGACCGGTTTTTGCGCTTGGGCAGGATCGAGCGGTATCCGGCCAACAAGGCGGAACGACGGGAGCTCCTCGCCTGGATTCTCAGCAATTCCATCAGGCCCGACGAAGACCTATCGGAACGACAGGTCAATGAACGGCTTCTCAGTTATACGGACGATGTCGTGCTGCTGCGCCGTTACATGGTCGACTTCGGCCTGTTGGAACGGACCCCTTCGGGGTCCTCCTATTACCGGCCGAAGGAAACATAA
- a CDS encoding maleylpyruvate isomerase family mycothiol-dependent enzyme: MSPDRYLAELAGFLDSLTALARQPDDVLSRSVPACPGWTLEQLFGHLGSIERWAAAVVRGGNYVDEPAPPAAGAAAWFIEGTEPFLETMASLEPAAPCWNFGPPPRTAGFWLRRQAHEHAIHLIDASRASGLAAPVPAADFMLDGADEVLSIFTPRQLRLERMQPPEQAVAFHVAGAGAWTVGSGTAAASVTASVADMYFGLWGRASLKDGAIIDGDADLALRVLRGPLTP, from the coding sequence ATGTCGCCCGATCGCTACCTCGCCGAGCTGGCCGGTTTCCTGGACAGTCTCACGGCACTCGCCCGCCAGCCCGACGATGTGCTGTCCCGTTCCGTTCCGGCGTGCCCCGGCTGGACACTCGAACAGCTTTTCGGGCACCTCGGTTCCATCGAACGCTGGGCTGCCGCTGTGGTTCGTGGCGGGAATTACGTTGACGAGCCGGCACCCCCGGCCGCGGGTGCCGCCGCATGGTTCATCGAGGGCACTGAACCGTTCTTAGAGACGATGGCGTCCCTTGAGCCCGCGGCACCGTGCTGGAACTTTGGACCTCCGCCACGCACGGCGGGTTTCTGGCTTAGACGCCAGGCGCACGAGCATGCCATCCACCTCATCGACGCCAGCCGGGCGTCCGGACTTGCTGCGCCGGTTCCCGCCGCGGACTTCATGCTCGACGGCGCCGACGAGGTCCTGTCGATATTCACCCCGCGACAGCTGCGATTGGAGCGGATGCAGCCACCGGAGCAAGCGGTCGCGTTCCATGTGGCGGGGGCGGGCGCGTGGACGGTGGGCAGCGGTACCGCGGCGGCGTCTGTCACCGCGTCGGTAGCGGACATGTACTTCGGCCTCTGGGGCAGGGCCAGCCTCAAAGACGGGGCGATCATCGACGGCGACGCAGACCTTGCGCTTCGCGTCCTCCGGGGGCCGCTCACACCGTGA
- a CDS encoding amino acid ABC transporter substrate-binding protein, with protein MKRTRLSALGLVAAAALALAGCGSGSTTPSGSAPTGGADTSLSDVKSAGELKIGTEGTYKPFSFHAEGSGELTGYDVEIITAVAGKLGVKPSFQETQFDAIFAGLEAKRFDVVANQVSITDERKAKYEFSAPYTVSTGVIVTKADDGSISSFDSLKGKTTAQSLTSNWYKLAQESGANVEAVEGWAQAVTLLKQGRVDATINDKLTYLDYQKTAKDSDIKIAAETTDKSLSALAFRKGSTSLAEAVNKALNELQTDGTLTKISQKYFDADVSK; from the coding sequence ATGAAGCGCACACGCCTTTCCGCTCTCGGCCTCGTTGCAGCGGCAGCCCTTGCCTTGGCCGGCTGCGGGTCCGGGTCCACCACCCCGTCCGGCTCGGCGCCGACGGGCGGCGCGGACACCTCCCTGAGTGACGTCAAGAGCGCCGGCGAGCTCAAGATCGGCACGGAAGGCACCTACAAACCCTTTTCCTTCCACGCTGAGGGCAGCGGCGAACTGACCGGTTACGACGTCGAGATCATCACCGCCGTCGCCGGGAAGCTCGGGGTGAAGCCCTCCTTCCAGGAAACCCAGTTCGACGCCATCTTCGCCGGCCTGGAGGCCAAAAGGTTCGATGTCGTGGCCAACCAGGTTTCGATCACCGACGAACGCAAGGCGAAATACGAATTCTCCGCGCCGTACACGGTGAGCACCGGCGTTATTGTCACCAAGGCCGATGACGGCAGCATCAGCTCCTTCGACAGCCTCAAGGGCAAGACCACTGCGCAATCGCTGACCAGCAACTGGTACAAACTGGCGCAGGAGAGCGGCGCCAATGTTGAGGCCGTGGAAGGCTGGGCGCAGGCGGTCACGCTACTCAAACAGGGACGCGTCGACGCCACCATCAACGACAAACTGACCTATCTGGACTACCAAAAGACCGCGAAGGACAGCGACATCAAGATCGCCGCCGAGACCACGGACAAGTCGCTCAGCGCCCTCGCCTTCCGCAAGGGGTCAACGAGCCTGGCCGAGGCCGTGAACAAGGCCCTCAACGAGCTGCAAACCGACGGCACCCTGACCAAAATTTCGCAGAAGTACTTTGACGCGGACGTTTCGAAGTAG
- a CDS encoding amino acid ABC transporter permease, whose amino-acid sequence MNINWDLVWSSLGPILIGAITGTIPLALASFGLGLLLALLVALMRLSRNPVFSTAARMYISVIRGTPLLVQLFVIFYGLPSIGVTISPWPSAIIAFSLNVGGYAAEVIRAAILSVPKGQWEAGHTIGMSRRQSLVRIILPQAARVSVPPLSNTFISLVKDTSLASLILVTELFRQAQQVAAFSQEFMLLYLEAAVSYWIICLVLAGGQSVLEKRLDRYVAH is encoded by the coding sequence ATGAACATCAACTGGGACCTCGTCTGGAGCTCGCTGGGGCCTATCCTCATCGGCGCCATCACCGGAACCATTCCGCTGGCACTGGCGTCTTTCGGTCTCGGTCTCCTCTTGGCCCTGCTCGTCGCTCTCATGCGGCTGAGCCGGAACCCGGTGTTTTCAACCGCGGCGCGCATGTATATCTCGGTTATCCGCGGCACGCCCCTCCTGGTCCAGCTGTTCGTCATCTTCTACGGGCTTCCCTCGATCGGCGTCACTATCAGCCCCTGGCCCAGTGCCATCATCGCGTTCTCCCTGAACGTGGGCGGCTACGCTGCGGAGGTCATCCGGGCGGCCATCCTCTCCGTTCCCAAGGGGCAGTGGGAGGCAGGCCATACGATCGGCATGTCCCGCCGCCAGTCGCTGGTGCGGATCATCCTGCCGCAGGCGGCACGGGTGTCGGTCCCGCCCCTGTCCAACACTTTCATCAGCCTGGTCAAGGACACGTCGCTGGCATCCCTGATCCTCGTTACTGAGCTGTTCCGCCAGGCGCAGCAGGTGGCGGCATTCAGCCAGGAATTCATGCTGTTGTACCTGGAGGCAGCGGTCAGCTACTGGATCATCTGCCTGGTCCTCGCCGGCGGCCAGTCCGTCCTGGAGAAGAGATTGGACCGCTATGTCGCCCACTGA
- a CDS encoding amino acid ABC transporter ATP-binding protein: MSPTEPSSTEPTPTEPGPPDAAALLSVRGLRKAFGSHVVLKSVGLDVRRGEVVALIGPSGSGKTTVLRCLNGLEIPDDGVVDFVGQLAVDFSGPVSKKQLAALRDRSAMVFQHYNLFPHKTVLENIIEGPVQVQKRPKPDAIAEARDLLARVGLAEKEKSYPFELSGGQQQRVGIVRALALRPQLLLFDEPTSALDPELVGDVLTVIKELADEGWTMVVVTHELAFARQVADEVIFMDGGVVVERGHPDTVLRDPREERTRQFVDRLLNPF; this comes from the coding sequence ATGTCGCCCACTGAACCGTCATCCACTGAGCCGACGCCCACCGAACCCGGACCACCTGACGCCGCGGCGCTGCTTTCCGTGCGCGGACTGCGCAAGGCATTCGGCAGCCATGTGGTGCTGAAATCCGTCGGCCTGGACGTCCGCCGGGGCGAAGTCGTCGCCCTGATCGGACCGTCGGGGTCCGGCAAGACGACCGTCCTGCGGTGCCTGAACGGACTGGAAATACCCGACGACGGCGTGGTGGACTTTGTAGGCCAACTCGCCGTCGATTTTTCCGGGCCGGTTTCAAAGAAGCAGCTGGCCGCGCTCAGGGACCGCAGCGCCATGGTGTTCCAGCACTACAACCTCTTCCCGCACAAAACCGTGCTGGAGAACATCATCGAAGGCCCGGTCCAGGTGCAGAAACGCCCTAAACCCGATGCTATTGCCGAGGCCAGGGACCTTCTGGCCCGCGTCGGCCTCGCAGAAAAGGAGAAGAGCTACCCCTTCGAGCTCTCCGGCGGGCAGCAGCAGCGCGTGGGCATTGTGCGTGCCCTGGCCCTGCGGCCGCAGCTCCTTCTTTTTGACGAGCCGACCTCGGCCCTGGACCCGGAGCTTGTTGGGGATGTCCTGACCGTCATCAAGGAGTTGGCGGATGAAGGCTGGACCATGGTGGTGGTCACCCATGAGCTGGCGTTCGCCCGGCAGGTGGCGGACGAGGTCATCTTCATGGACGGAGGGGTCGTCGTCGAACGCGGCCATCCGGACACCGTCCTGCGAGACCCCCGGGAGGAACGCACCCGGCAGTTCGTGGACCGGCTGCTCAACCCGTTCTAG
- a CDS encoding dienelactone hydrolase family protein: MTVQLGKFERYLIEEFFDDYRAGAMSQLTFTRRVAFITGTMAAAAAAMALVGCTPQELPRSTDPMPTPTPSATPTGTGTPSGSSAAGAVPGAKSPLSVPEGAAGLLTATVRLPAGGTEIGGYLARPAGDKAGPAVLICHENRGLTPHIQDVARRFAKAGYAALALDLLSREGGTESLDRDAVPGALTRAGVQRHVADFATAFDFLDSQDFVDAGRIAMTGFCFGGGITWQAATELSGLKATSAFYGPAPDLDKVPAITAAVLGIYAELDDRITGAMPALRDALAGTEVRHELKVYPGVDHAFHNDTGERYNEAQATAAWNDTLAWFGKYV, encoded by the coding sequence ATGACAGTGCAGCTCGGCAAGTTTGAGAGATACCTGATCGAGGAGTTCTTTGACGACTACCGTGCCGGTGCCATGAGCCAACTCACGTTCACCCGCCGGGTGGCTTTCATCACCGGCACCATGGCGGCCGCCGCGGCCGCCATGGCGTTGGTCGGCTGCACGCCGCAGGAACTCCCGCGCAGCACCGACCCGATGCCGACGCCCACCCCGTCCGCAACGCCAACCGGCACCGGCACGCCGTCCGGCTCCTCTGCCGCCGGCGCCGTGCCGGGCGCCAAAAGTCCCTTATCCGTTCCCGAAGGCGCGGCCGGACTACTGACAGCTACGGTGCGGCTGCCCGCCGGCGGCACCGAGATTGGCGGCTACCTTGCCCGGCCTGCGGGAGACAAAGCCGGACCGGCCGTGCTCATCTGCCACGAGAACCGCGGGCTGACCCCGCATATCCAGGATGTGGCCCGTCGGTTCGCCAAAGCAGGCTACGCAGCTCTCGCCCTGGACCTGCTGAGCCGGGAGGGCGGGACTGAAAGCCTGGACCGGGACGCCGTCCCCGGCGCGCTGACCCGGGCGGGAGTGCAACGCCACGTTGCGGATTTCGCGACAGCGTTCGACTTCCTGGACTCGCAGGACTTCGTCGACGCCGGGCGGATCGCCATGACGGGCTTCTGCTTCGGCGGAGGCATCACCTGGCAGGCGGCCACGGAGTTGTCCGGGTTAAAGGCCACGTCGGCGTTTTACGGACCTGCTCCCGACCTGGACAAGGTCCCCGCCATCACAGCCGCCGTCCTCGGTATTTATGCCGAACTCGACGATCGGATCACCGGTGCGATGCCGGCCCTGCGGGATGCCCTTGCGGGCACTGAGGTCAGGCACGAGCTGAAGGTGTATCCCGGCGTCGACCACGCGTTCCACAACGACACCGGCGAGCGCTACAACGAGGCGCAGGCCACCGCAGCCTGGAACGACACGCTTGCCTGGTTCGGCAAATATGTCTAG
- a CDS encoding CPBP family intramembrane glutamic endopeptidase — protein MSSRAPAAGTSVRNGLTLKLIPSSLVSLSGFVLYVLEQKLPGYGLLALALVLAGFIDRALLRDLALIAAGLVAISLVPITTDISTGHMVVMGTAMIVAVGVPYAVSRWVFKDHAVRFPVLTGHPWTRTEKWYLAAVVLMGYALLPAYMVNTGVYSNWPAVSDPEGIFRLFLGTNALGIWDELFFICTVFALLRRHLPLAQANVLQAVLFTSFLWELGFHAWAPVFIFPFAMLQAFIFTRTKSLSYIVAVHLLFDFVLFLVLLHAHNRAWIDIFVY, from the coding sequence ATGTCTAGCCGTGCGCCCGCGGCGGGAACCAGCGTCCGCAACGGCCTAACGCTGAAGCTGATTCCCTCGTCCCTCGTGTCGCTCTCCGGCTTCGTCCTGTACGTCCTGGAACAGAAACTTCCGGGGTACGGGCTGCTGGCGCTGGCCCTGGTGCTGGCGGGGTTCATTGACCGTGCGCTCCTCCGGGACCTCGCCCTGATCGCTGCCGGGCTCGTAGCCATCAGCCTGGTCCCGATCACCACTGACATCAGCACCGGGCACATGGTGGTCATGGGCACGGCGATGATCGTCGCGGTGGGAGTTCCCTATGCGGTGTCGCGATGGGTCTTCAAGGACCACGCGGTCAGGTTTCCCGTGCTGACCGGGCACCCATGGACGCGAACGGAAAAATGGTACCTCGCCGCCGTCGTGCTGATGGGATACGCCCTTCTCCCGGCGTACATGGTCAATACCGGGGTATACAGCAACTGGCCAGCGGTATCGGACCCCGAAGGAATCTTCCGCCTCTTCCTGGGCACCAACGCGCTGGGCATCTGGGACGAGCTGTTCTTTATCTGCACCGTCTTTGCGCTCCTGCGCCGGCACCTGCCGCTTGCGCAAGCCAACGTGCTGCAGGCCGTCCTGTTCACATCGTTCCTTTGGGAACTGGGTTTCCACGCGTGGGCGCCGGTGTTTATCTTTCCTTTCGCCATGCTCCAGGCGTTCATCTTCACCCGGACGAAGTCACTGTCCTACATCGTGGCCGTACACCTGCTGTTCGACTTTGTGCTGTTCCTGGTCCTGCTGCATGCACACAACCGCGCCTGGATCGACATCTTCGTCTACTGA
- a CDS encoding ribonuclease Z, whose translation MRELVVLGTASQVPTRTRNHNGYLLRWDGEGLLFDPGEGTQRQMIHAGVSASQITRICLTHVHGDHCYGLPGVLSRMVLDGVQHPVDLHFPAAGGDVVRALVSLASPGLDLRLHPHSGPGPIAPGLEVRPLRHRIDTFGYRLVEPEGRTLLPHQLAAAGIAGPEIARLQREGTVRGVRLADVSVPRPGQSFAFVMDTAECDGARELADGVDLLVAESTFSDDDAALAARYLHLTAGQAGALAATAGAGTLLLTHFSSRYSDVSGLAEQARARARLAAVIAAQDLDRIPLPKRQRDSRPAGEFAAPRGTVSVDEDVDPGAVVCMQQDQEQHKVEQQVYGHDVGQ comes from the coding sequence ATGCGTGAACTGGTCGTCCTCGGAACCGCCTCGCAGGTCCCCACCCGGACCCGAAACCACAACGGCTACCTGCTTCGATGGGACGGCGAAGGGCTGCTCTTCGATCCCGGCGAAGGCACTCAGCGGCAGATGATCCACGCTGGCGTTTCAGCCAGCCAGATCACGCGGATCTGCCTCACGCATGTTCACGGGGACCACTGCTACGGGCTTCCGGGCGTGCTCTCACGAATGGTCCTCGACGGCGTGCAGCACCCGGTGGACCTGCACTTTCCAGCCGCCGGCGGAGATGTGGTCCGCGCCCTCGTGTCCCTCGCCTCCCCCGGCCTGGACCTGCGGCTGCATCCGCACTCCGGTCCGGGCCCGATCGCGCCCGGGCTGGAGGTGCGGCCCCTGCGGCATCGCATCGACACATTCGGCTACCGGCTGGTGGAGCCCGAGGGGCGAACACTCCTGCCCCATCAGCTCGCAGCGGCGGGGATCGCCGGGCCGGAGATCGCGCGGCTGCAGCGTGAGGGGACAGTGCGCGGCGTGCGCCTGGCGGACGTGAGCGTTCCGCGCCCCGGCCAGAGCTTTGCCTTCGTCATGGATACCGCGGAATGCGACGGTGCACGGGAACTCGCCGACGGCGTGGACCTCCTCGTGGCGGAGTCCACCTTCAGCGACGACGACGCCGCGCTCGCCGCCCGGTATCTTCACCTCACCGCCGGGCAGGCAGGCGCGCTGGCCGCCACCGCCGGGGCCGGCACGCTCCTCCTCACGCATTTCTCGTCTCGCTACAGCGACGTCAGTGGGCTGGCGGAGCAGGCCCGTGCACGTGCGCGCCTGGCAGCCGTCATCGCCGCACAGGATCTGGACAGAATCCCCTTGCCCAAACGGCAACGGGACTCCCGGCCGGCTGGCGAGTTTGCCGCCCCGAGGGGAACAGTGTCAGTAGACGAAGATGTCGATCCAGGCGCGGTTGTGTGCATGCAGCAGGACCAGGAACAGCACAAAGTCGAACAGCAGGTGTACGGCCACGATGTAGGACAGTGA
- a CDS encoding DNA alkylation repair protein: MTDACDFVDASLQRESSWLRAEEAQARLGDRLQFYGASVGAVRGTIRDMLRRHRDLVHDDITALSTELWSVPVFERRLAAVVLLQSRVALLNNSDLTRIEGFVREAQLGELVDPLAVDVVRPLVTALEGQAGMRAHAVLGRWARDPDPWLRRAAALSLGDAAQPPARRSTTA; this comes from the coding sequence GTGACCGATGCCTGTGACTTCGTGGATGCCTCGCTGCAGCGGGAGAGTTCCTGGCTCAGGGCAGAAGAGGCGCAGGCCCGGCTGGGCGACCGGCTTCAGTTCTACGGTGCATCCGTCGGCGCGGTGCGGGGGACCATCCGTGACATGCTGCGCCGCCACCGTGACCTCGTCCACGATGACATCACTGCCCTCAGCACCGAGCTGTGGTCCGTGCCCGTCTTCGAGCGCCGCCTGGCGGCGGTTGTCCTGCTGCAGTCCAGGGTGGCCTTGCTCAACAACTCCGACCTCACCCGGATCGAGGGCTTTGTGCGGGAGGCGCAGCTGGGTGAGCTGGTGGACCCGCTCGCCGTCGACGTCGTCCGTCCCTTGGTGACGGCGCTGGAAGGACAAGCTGGGATGCGGGCACATGCTGTGCTGGGGCGCTGGGCGCGGGATCCTGATCCGTGGCTGAGGCGCGCGGCGGCGCTGTCGCTTGGGGACGCCGCTCAGCCGCCGGCCCGACGCTCCACCACCGCGTAG
- a CDS encoding polysaccharide deacetylase family protein: MRWSNQPVRKPARHVADPPEPLAGGPHGRRWVAILGALLLAVSTVAGVAGTSKAAGPTIVSLTFDDGLGSQLAAAQELKAHGLVGTFFITTSFVGQSGFLTQANLNTLVADGNEIGGHSVTHPDMTTLSAAAASAEACNSKSTLEGWGFTVRNFAYPFAAENATAQSAVRGCGYASSRGLGDIRSPASCAGCPVAETLPPANPMVTQAPDQVDSTWTMATLQAAVTNAESTGGWLQLTFHEIATGTDPTLSISPALFKEFVTWLAARTANGTTSVRTVAQALGQSPVASPPPSPSPSPSPSPTPTPSAGPAVRGAIGALWVAQGAGNGPLGSPVTNEVSGLRNGGVYQSFQGGQVHWSPTTGAHSTRGGIGTVWAGQGWENGKLGYPLSSEIPGLKGGGVYQVFQGGQIHWSPASGGHATLGAIGAAWSAQGWENGGLGYPVSREVTGLRNGGAYQVFQGGQIHWSAATGAHGTKGAIGAAWAAQGWENGLLGYPTSDEYIASGGVAAQNYQGGQVTWSPARGISITY, encoded by the coding sequence ATGCGTTGGTCCAATCAGCCTGTCCGCAAGCCCGCGCGTCACGTGGCGGATCCCCCTGAACCTTTGGCCGGAGGCCCGCACGGCAGGCGCTGGGTTGCAATCCTGGGTGCGCTGCTGCTTGCTGTCAGCACAGTGGCGGGCGTGGCCGGCACTTCGAAGGCCGCGGGGCCGACCATCGTCAGCCTGACGTTCGACGACGGACTCGGCAGCCAGTTGGCCGCAGCGCAGGAGCTGAAAGCCCACGGCCTGGTAGGAACTTTCTTCATCACCACGTCCTTTGTGGGCCAGTCCGGGTTCCTCACCCAGGCAAACCTGAACACTCTCGTGGCCGATGGCAACGAGATCGGCGGCCACAGCGTGACCCACCCGGACATGACAACGCTCAGCGCAGCGGCCGCCAGTGCGGAGGCCTGCAACAGCAAGTCCACCCTCGAAGGCTGGGGCTTCACCGTCCGTAACTTCGCCTACCCCTTCGCGGCGGAGAACGCCACTGCCCAATCAGCGGTCCGCGGCTGCGGCTACGCCAGTTCCCGGGGCCTCGGTGACATTCGATCTCCGGCCAGCTGCGCCGGCTGCCCTGTTGCCGAGACCCTGCCGCCGGCTAACCCCATGGTCACCCAGGCACCGGACCAGGTGGACAGCACGTGGACCATGGCAACTCTTCAGGCTGCCGTCACCAACGCCGAGTCAACAGGCGGCTGGCTGCAGCTGACCTTCCACGAAATTGCCACCGGAACTGATCCGACGTTGTCCATCAGCCCCGCACTGTTCAAAGAGTTCGTCACGTGGCTGGCTGCGCGGACAGCAAACGGTACGACGTCGGTCCGTACAGTGGCGCAGGCGCTGGGCCAGTCCCCTGTGGCGTCACCGCCTCCGTCACCTTCGCCGTCACCGTCACCATCACCGACGCCCACTCCTTCAGCCGGGCCGGCCGTTAGAGGCGCCATTGGGGCGCTCTGGGTGGCGCAAGGCGCGGGAAACGGACCGCTCGGTTCCCCGGTCACGAATGAAGTCTCAGGACTCCGAAACGGAGGCGTTTACCAGAGTTTCCAAGGCGGCCAGGTCCATTGGTCGCCGACTACCGGAGCGCACAGCACCAGGGGTGGAATTGGCACGGTCTGGGCTGGGCAGGGATGGGAGAACGGTAAACTCGGCTACCCTCTTTCGAGCGAAATCCCGGGGCTAAAGGGCGGCGGCGTTTACCAGGTCTTCCAAGGCGGACAGATTCACTGGTCACCAGCATCAGGAGGACATGCCACGCTAGGGGCCATTGGCGCTGCGTGGTCCGCGCAGGGGTGGGAAAACGGTGGTCTGGGATACCCGGTCTCACGTGAAGTCACAGGGCTCAGGAATGGCGGCGCCTACCAGGTTTTCCAGGGAGGTCAGATCCACTGGTCGGCCGCTACGGGCGCCCACGGCACCAAAGGCGCCATTGGCGCGGCCTGGGCAGCTCAGGGGTGGGAAAACGGCCTCCTCGGCTACCCCACCAGTGACGAATACATCGCATCCGGTGGCGTCGCAGCACAAAATTATCAGGGAGGACAGGTTACGTGGTCACCGGCTCGGGGAATCTCCATCACGTACTAG
- a CDS encoding NlpC/P60 family protein, with translation MSSRKLPAHHPSTAPAGRSGVTTARGRSKVGRQAAAIAAASGLVLSSGMAAQAAEAPAERDSAPASGLDAKAQVGAPLSADSHVRISFERPDVSTTPAPVEVPVGEPAPAEAVAPAAAPAPVAAPAAPAVSVQVQAAAPAPAPAPAAGGVNAAMVSAAYAQLGITQDCTAMVEKALGSAGIPVGDLGPMQFMNYGSVVAEPQPGDMVVQSGHVGIYIGDGQVISGGMNGVNATVTHPLSWLTATGGVTFVRAGA, from the coding sequence ATGTCTTCACGCAAACTGCCCGCTCACCATCCGTCAACCGCGCCCGCAGGACGCTCCGGCGTCACAACGGCCCGCGGCAGAAGCAAGGTTGGCCGCCAGGCCGCGGCGATTGCGGCGGCTTCTGGCCTGGTCCTGTCCAGCGGGATGGCTGCGCAGGCCGCCGAGGCTCCCGCGGAACGCGATTCGGCACCGGCATCCGGCCTCGACGCCAAGGCCCAGGTGGGTGCCCCGCTCAGCGCGGACTCCCACGTCAGGATCAGTTTCGAGCGGCCGGACGTCAGCACCACCCCCGCTCCAGTGGAAGTGCCGGTTGGCGAGCCCGCCCCGGCAGAAGCGGTGGCCCCGGCTGCAGCGCCGGCACCGGTTGCGGCGCCGGCGGCTCCTGCCGTTTCCGTCCAGGTCCAGGCAGCTGCGCCGGCTCCGGCTCCTGCCCCGGCGGCCGGCGGTGTCAACGCCGCCATGGTTTCTGCCGCCTACGCGCAACTGGGCATCACCCAGGACTGCACCGCCATGGTGGAAAAGGCACTTGGCTCCGCCGGCATTCCCGTCGGCGACCTGGGACCCATGCAGTTCATGAACTACGGCTCAGTGGTGGCGGAACCCCAGCCCGGCGACATGGTGGTCCAGTCCGGCCACGTGGGCATTTACATCGGCGACGGACAGGTGATCAGCGGCGGCATGAACGGTGTCAACGCCACCGTCACCCACCCGCTGTCCTGGCTGACGGCCACCGGCGGCGTGACCTTCGTCCGCGCCGGAGCCTAG
- a CDS encoding DUF1918 domain-containing protein, which produces MKATQGDRITIRGKTVGSAERHGQIIEVHGADGAPPYVVRFDDGHETTVIPGGDFVIDRIHPQ; this is translated from the coding sequence ATGAAGGCAACCCAGGGAGACCGGATCACTATCCGGGGCAAGACGGTCGGATCGGCGGAGCGGCACGGCCAGATCATTGAGGTCCATGGCGCTGACGGAGCGCCGCCCTACGTGGTGCGTTTCGACGACGGCCATGAAACCACGGTCATTCCCGGCGGGGATTTCGTTATTGACAGGATCCACCCGCAGTAG
- a CDS encoding cupin domain-containing protein: MTTNVVAQLAVKSHNSPDEKRRPDKTEVDLVSVDAYTIGRFTFEPGWRWSECIKPVAQTDSCQLSHVGFCVSGKLTVKTSDGSQITIAADDSYSIPPGHDAWVEGDEPFTGIEFVSAAVFARAPE; the protein is encoded by the coding sequence ATGACCACAAATGTTGTCGCTCAGCTGGCAGTAAAGTCGCACAATTCTCCGGACGAAAAGCGCCGCCCTGACAAGACGGAAGTGGATCTTGTATCCGTCGACGCCTACACCATCGGAAGATTTACCTTTGAACCCGGCTGGCGTTGGTCCGAATGCATCAAGCCCGTCGCTCAGACCGATTCATGCCAGCTCAGCCACGTTGGTTTCTGCGTTTCCGGCAAACTCACGGTCAAGACCTCTGACGGCAGCCAGATCACCATCGCCGCTGACGACTCCTACAGCATCCCGCCAGGGCATGATGCATGGGTTGAGGGAGACGAGCCCTTTACGGGCATCGAGTTCGTCAGCGCCGCAGTGTTCGCCAGGGCACCCGAATAG